DNA sequence from the Carnobacterium funditum DSM 5970 genome:
CACCAGCTTTAATAGGTGACCATGCTTGAATAGTCATTTTGTTAAGGCGGCTGTAATCAAGAACACTGCCATCATGGTTGATGCTGTTGTTGTGTTTTGTATTCACGGTTATACCAGCATCAATCATGCCAGTATGCATAACACTTAATTGCAATTGATTGACAATTAATTCTTGTTCAACGGTTTGTTTCAATAATTCAATTTGCATGGGGTTGTGGTTGCTTACTCCAAAATGACGAACTTTTCCATTTTTTTCTAAAATATTAAAAGCTTCTGCTACTTCTTCTGGTTCAGCTAATGCATCAGGACGATGCAATAAGAGAACATCAAGGTAATCTGTTTTTAAGCGACTTAAACTTTCATCAACGGAATGAAGAATGTGCTCTTTTGAAAAATCATAGAAACCTTTTCGTATCGCTGTCTTGCTTTGGATAATAACTTTTTCTCGAGCAGCAGATTTTAAGTCAATCGCTTTGGAAAAGACTTCTTCTGATTTACCACCACCATAGATATCGGCGTGATCAAAAAAATTCACGCCTAAGTCCAATGCATTATCGACAACAGCTGTTGCTTCTTTTGCTGACAGACCAGCCATAGTCATACAGCCTAAACCAATATTCGAAACCATTAAATCACTTGTTCCTAATGCTATTTTTTTCATTTGCTCATTCTCCTTTTGCTTTTTTATCCATTCAATGAATGGGACACACCATACAGTATTGTAACATGTAAACGGAAACAGGTAAAATAGATGAACGACCCAACATTGTGCGATACCGAGCAAGGAATGGTGATAAAAAGATATTAATAGTTAATATATTTGTAGGTATAAGTATTTATAAGAATTAATTCAGTGAAAATAAAGTAAATTATTCACAAAATGATTGACACAAATTTTTTTTGGGATTATAGTAGTTACTGAAGGTAGCTACTAATCAATCAAAGACACTCATGTGATTAATTTCACCTTGAAGGGAGGAATAAAATGAATCGAGTAATAGCCATTATGAAAGAGTATCAATTTTCAGAATATGAAACATTGGTTTACATTGCATTACTGAAAAAAAGCGGCCAAACAGGTTATGAAGTGAGTAAAAATTCAAGTGTTCCCCGTTCGAAAGTATACAATACCTTAAATGTTTTATTAAAAAAAGGGTTAGTTATTTGTAGCAATACAGATCCAGTATTGTATATGGCTCAGCCGGTTGCCAGGGTAATAGAACAATTAAAGAGAAAAACACAAGATGATTTCAATGAAATCGAAAATAATTTAGGGAATATTGAAGAGTCAGAAATGACTGAAACATTATGGAACTTTTCAGATTATAACCAAGTTATTGAAAAAGTGAACGAGTTAATTGAAAGCTCTCAAAAAGATCTTTATTTACAAGTTTGGGAAGAAGACTTAACTAAGGAAATGATTGGATTATTAACCAAAGCAGAAAAGCGGTTAGAAAATTTCATCGTTATTTTATTTAGTCAAGAACAGCGTTATGAGTTACCATTTGCTCGGTTTTACAAACATGGGTTCGAAGAAGATAAATTGAAAGATTATGGAAGTCGCTGGATTAGCATAGTGGCAGATTCAAAAGAGGTTGTCTACGGCACATTACCGAATGACCAGCCAGATGTCATTTGGACACGCAATCATTCGATGGTGAAATTAGCCAAAGAATACATTATTCATGATGCTTATAATTTACGCATGATCAAGCAGTTGGAAGACCCAGCTAAACAAGTATTTGGAAAAGATTTAATGGATGTTAGAAATATTTATAAAAACTAAAATTATTGGAGGAAACTAGAATGACTACGGTATTATTAACGTTAATTGTAATTGTGAACTTATTTTTTGTACTATCTTTTGTGAAGGATCTAACAAAACACAAGAATGACATTATGAGTGAACCAGCTAGCACGCTAGCATTACCCTTTACTTCATTCTTTACATTTTTACTTTCCACTTTTGGCGTATCAGATTTCGCTATTGGAACAGTATTGTATCGAAAGTTGAAATGGGTGCCTTTAAAGAAACTACCAGGAACATTAAATGCACAATGTGTTATTCCAGTAGCAGCAATGGCTCTCTTATATATCACATCAATTGATGTTGGACTTAAAACATTAGCTGTTTGTATTATCAGTCAAGTTATTGGAGCGTATGTAGGACCACGTTTTGTTGTGAAATTACCAGAAAAAACAATCAAACAATTTATTTCAATCGGTTTAACCGTTGCAGCAGTGTTAATTTTAGCTGGGAAATTCAATGTGATTCCTTCTAACGGAACAGCAACAGAGTTATATGGTCTAAAATTAGTAACAGCCGGCGTTTTATTATTTGCTTATGGTGCATTAAACAATATTGGTATTGGTTCATATGCGCTAACAATGGCTACGGTTTATGCTTTAGGTATGAATCCAGCAGTAGCTTTCCCCATTATGATGGGAGCAGCCACATTCTCAGTTCCTATTGGAAGTATGCAATTCGTTAAATTTGGTCAGTATAGCCGTAAGATCACGTTATTTACCTCTACATTTGGGGTACTAGGTGTCTTAACAGCCGTTTACTTTGTTAAATCTCTAAATACTGGTATGCTACAATGGTTGGTTATTGTGATTTTACTTTACACAGCTGTTAGCATGGTTTTAGAGTTGCGTAAATCTAAAATGAACTTGGCAAACGAAATCAATTAAGAAGACAAAGTAAGCTAGAATGTAGATGAATCGAAATAGTAAGTTGAGTGATAAATAAAGTAAAGTACACAGAGGAGAGGAAAAAATGATTGTATTAACTAAAGAAGATATGCAAAAAGCTTTTTCAATGAAAGAGGCTATTCAAGCAGATAAAGAGGCATTGCGTCTTTTTTCTGAAGGGAAAAGTACCGTTCCGTTGCGTACGAATATTGATGTTCCTGAACATGGTGGCCAGAGTTTGTATATGCCTGCTTATGTTGCTGGAGATAACCAGGCTTTAGGTGTGAAAATCGTGTCTATTTATCCTGGAAATATTGGAAAAAATTTACCAAGCGTTCCAGCAACGATGGTTATGTTGAATGCTGAAACGGGAATAGTAGAAGCTATGATGGATGGAACTTACTTAACACAATTGCGTACAGGAGCTGTTCAAGGAGCCGCAACAGATATTTTAGCTCGAAAAGATGCTAAAATTGCTGCTTTATTCGGAACAGGTGGCCAAGCTGTTTCTCAATTGGAAGCGATGTTGACTGTTCGTTCACTAGAAGAAGTTAGAATAGTTGATATAGATAAAGAACGATGCCAACAATTTGTTAAAGAAATGGCAGAAAAATTTGCTCATTTTGGGACAAAATTAATTGCTGTAGATTCTGCAGAAGAGGCTGTAAAAGGAGCAGATATCATCACGTCTGTAACCACTTCTAAACGTGCAACATTTGCTGGAGAATTTGTTAAAAATGGCGCTCATATCAATGGTGTAGGAGCTTATACTCCTGAAATGCATGAGCTTCCTAGTGAAATTATCGTACGAGCAGATAAAGTTATTTTTGACACAACGCAAGGGGTATTGGCAGAAGCGGGCGATATCATTACACCTTTAAAAGAAGGATTGGTTGAAAGAAGTCATTATCAAGGAGATCTTGGAGAAGTGATGCTAGGGAAAATTTCAGGTCGTGAAAGCGATGAAGAAATTACAGTCTTCAAAACAGTTGGCACGGCTGTGTTAGACGTGGTTACTGCTGAAAAAATTCTTATAAAAGCCAAAGAACTTGGAGTTGGAACAGAAATCACATTATAAAAATAAAGAAAGTTAGTCTGATAAATAAAAAAAGCCAGCCATTGAAATTTTTCAATGGCTGGTTTCTTTCAATTTAACAACACAACTATTTTTTTATTCTTTACTAACTTTATCCTGATTTGTACCAGGTGACATGGGTATACTTGGATTCTCAATAGGATGATCCCCAGCAAATGTCCCGTCTGAGTCTTTAATTGGAATACCATCAACCGTTAACTTTTTATTTTTATTTGAAGCAGGAATATCAGCATGAGCAGCTGAATATTCACCAATAATCGGAATAGAATCTATATCATCATCTGTGGAATCACCGCTAGAATTAAATGCATCACTTGTATTTATTGGTTCTTCAACTAAAATAACATATCCGCCATTTTCGATAGCTTTATTGTAGCGTTCGGTGATAACCGGGCTCAAATGGTATTTTCCAAGCGGATTTTCTAAATCACCATCAGTAAAGACATCTCTAGTGCGGTCCCAAATAGACTGGTGGCGTGCTTGAGTTATTGGATCAACATCAGCAATGGTTAAACTTTCGATTCGTCCTTTATTTTCTTTATACGTGACAACAGTAATATCATCTGCTTCATATCCCTCTAATAGTAAATGTTCCACTTCGGCTGCAGCTTCTTCAACTGACTGATAAGCATTTCTGAAAATTTTTGACATATCTATTCCTCCTATTAGCTTAATGTTGTTCATATAAATATCCTATCAAATAATGAAAAGGTTTCCAAATATAAACGCTTATTACAAGAAAAAGTAACGAACAGATTTATTAAAAAAAGACGTATCATTAGACAACTTTAGCTCTTTTAATTATGATTATTACAAAGTGGTAATCACTTTAATACGATTGTGGGAGGAAAAGAAACATGACAAAAACGAATACCGAAGTACAAACGGCACTGAATAACTTGGTGGCAGCTCATAGCGTCTTTACTACAAAATTATATCAGCATCATTTTTACGTACAAGGCAGTCACTTCTTTACACTACATGAAAAATTTGAAGAGTTATACAATGAAACCACAGAAAAATTTGATGAGTTAGCTGAACGATTACTTGCAATTGGAGGCAAACCTTATTCAACATTACAAGAATTTTTAGATCATTCTTCTATTAAAGAAAAACCTTATACAGGCAAAGTTTCTGCTATGGATATGGTAACCTCAATAGTAATGGATTTTCGTATTATGAGAGATGAATTAGCTAAAGCCATCACGTTAACTGGCGAAGCAGGCGATAATGTGACACAAGATGTATTGATTGGTTACAAAACGGCAGTAGATAAACACATCTGGATGTTGCAAGCTTTCCTTGGAAAAGATCCACTAGAAGGCGAATAATACGTCACTTTATAAAAAAGCATCAGAACTTTTCTGGTGTTTTTTTGTAGAAAAAGACTTCTTATAAATAATCCAGAACTAATAGTGGCAGATGAACCAATGGTTAAGCTAGATACAAAGTGCGCTAAAGAAGTAGTGAAATTAAGTGCTCAAGAAGTGAAATCTAGAAGCAAAGCCGTTATTATGAGTGCTCATGCTGAACTATTAGGATGGTGTGTATAAAATTGAAGACGGTGTACTTTATTAAAAAGGGTACGGTTCTTCTTTAGATGGACAATTCGGATGAAAAATAACTCGGATTTGTCCATTTTCACCCTGCTTTCGTGTTGAAAAAGGTTAGTGGAAACTACTCGTTAATAGCAATAGGTGGAGTGGAAACCATTGCTGCTAAAGGACGTTCTTTTATCATTAATCAAAAAGCATCCGGTTTACTCAAAAAAGAGTAAATCAGATGCTTTTTTTAATTAGTGAACATATCTTTTCCAACAAGATTTTCAAATAAGTCATAAATGGGTTTATTTACCTTTTTTAAAGAGACTGGTCGGTGGTTACTATTTAAAAAGCAATGCTTGCTTTCTCCATAAGCTCTTAGTTCGCCTGATACTTTATCGATTACTCGATATGAAAGGGTTAATTTAATCCCATTGAAAAACTCGACAGCAGGAATGATATAAACGGTTTGATTATAATAAACCATTGATTTGTACTCACAATTGATAGCTAAAACAGGAATAATAATTCCCGATTCTTCCATTTGATCATAGCCAAATCCGACTGAATCTAATAAATCTGTCCGAGCTTCTTCAAACCAGCGAATATAATTAGAGTGATGAATAATGCCCATTTGATCGGTTTCATAGTATTGAGCTTTGTGTTCATAAAGCTTTAATTCATTGTTCATAAAAAACCCCTCACTTTACCTGATTAAAAAAAGTGCCCATCATAAAATGATAGGCTGGATAAGCGATAAGTCAAACTTTTGAAAGTGTCAATAAATCTGGCTTCAATGCTTGATTTGGAGTAGATGATAAGTAATCGTACAGCGAACCGGTATAGATTGATTCAAAAATAGGCAATGCTTCTAAATCTTGTGGTGTAATAAAATGAATTTCTTTTTGAAAATCATAAATCGCACTATCGGATAACAACTGAGCAACGAATTGAGAGCAAAAAAAGGTATCGTCTCGTTTATAATCAATATTAAGAGCAAGTGTCACTAATCCAATTAAATTATAATGATACATATTCTTTGTTTGTTCATAATATTGTATTAAATTAGTTAACAACGTAAATTGTTCTGGAGTCACATCACAGGAAAGAATATTGCATTGTGCACGGATAAAGTATTCTCTAGTTAAGTCTTCCTGGATAAAACCGGCAATAAAAGGATTGTTAGGCCTCTTTCTGCCAAAACTATACATATCTACCAGTGTAGAATCAAGAGCGATGGAAGCATGGTTGTATTCAGCTTTAGTATAAAACTTGATGGTTTTAGAAAGAATTGTATTTGTATCGGTTAAAACGAGATATATTTTCATGAAACTACCTTCTTTTTATAAATTAGTCAAGCTATGTTATACCTGTTTCTTTGAATAGTAAGAGTTTAAATGAGAGCGATATTAAAATAACATCATGGATAATAAAAACTATAATGACTTTCTAAGTATACACTATCCATATGTTTTTACTAGACTTCTTTAGTAAAAGACTAAAAGAAGTGAAAAGAATGTTACAAAGCTAATCTTTATGCACATTAAATGCATAAAGATTAGTGTAGCTAAGTGTTTTTATTTGCTAAAATATATAAAAGGCTATAACATATTGGTTAGAACATACTGTTTTAATGCGAGCACCCTTTAAATGTTTTTTTGAAAGGAAGATTAGGAATGAATAATAAGAAAGTAATACCCATTGTGAGTGCTGTAGATGATCATTACGCTCCGTACCTTAGTGTTATGATGATGACCTTGTTAAAGCATTTAGCTGATGATGTTGCCATCGCTTTTTATATCATTGATGATCATATTTCCAAAGCAAGCAAAGAAAAATTGAA
Encoded proteins:
- a CDS encoding aldo/keto reductase; its protein translation is MKKIALGTSDLMVSNIGLGCMTMAGLSAKEATAVVDNALDLGVNFFDHADIYGGGKSEEVFSKAIDLKSAAREKVIIQSKTAIRKGFYDFSKEHILHSVDESLSRLKTDYLDVLLLHRPDALAEPEEVAEAFNILEKNGKVRHFGVSNHNPMQIELLKQTVEQELIVNQLQLSVMHTGMIDAGITVNTKHNNSINHDGSVLDYSRLNKMTIQAWSPIKAGGEVFIDHPNFPDINAKLKEIGEKYGLDSSGAAIAWILRHPAHIQTIVGTMTPNRLNEYALASDIQLTREEWYELYRSAGNPVP
- a CDS encoding TrmB family transcriptional regulator, with the translated sequence MNRVIAIMKEYQFSEYETLVYIALLKKSGQTGYEVSKNSSVPRSKVYNTLNVLLKKGLVICSNTDPVLYMAQPVARVIEQLKRKTQDDFNEIENNLGNIEESEMTETLWNFSDYNQVIEKVNELIESSQKDLYLQVWEEDLTKEMIGLLTKAEKRLENFIVILFSQEQRYELPFARFYKHGFEEDKLKDYGSRWISIVADSKEVVYGTLPNDQPDVIWTRNHSMVKLAKEYIIHDAYNLRMIKQLEDPAKQVFGKDLMDVRNIYKN
- a CDS encoding sulfite exporter TauE/SafE family protein, with the protein product MTTVLLTLIVIVNLFFVLSFVKDLTKHKNDIMSEPASTLALPFTSFFTFLLSTFGVSDFAIGTVLYRKLKWVPLKKLPGTLNAQCVIPVAAMALLYITSIDVGLKTLAVCIISQVIGAYVGPRFVVKLPEKTIKQFISIGLTVAAVLILAGKFNVIPSNGTATELYGLKLVTAGVLLFAYGALNNIGIGSYALTMATVYALGMNPAVAFPIMMGAATFSVPIGSMQFVKFGQYSRKITLFTSTFGVLGVLTAVYFVKSLNTGMLQWLVIVILLYTAVSMVLELRKSKMNLANEIN
- a CDS encoding ornithine cyclodeaminase family protein — encoded protein: MIVLTKEDMQKAFSMKEAIQADKEALRLFSEGKSTVPLRTNIDVPEHGGQSLYMPAYVAGDNQALGVKIVSIYPGNIGKNLPSVPATMVMLNAETGIVEAMMDGTYLTQLRTGAVQGAATDILARKDAKIAALFGTGGQAVSQLEAMLTVRSLEEVRIVDIDKERCQQFVKEMAEKFAHFGTKLIAVDSAEEAVKGADIITSVTTSKRATFAGEFVKNGAHINGVGAYTPEMHELPSEIIVRADKVIFDTTQGVLAEAGDIITPLKEGLVERSHYQGDLGEVMLGKISGRESDEEITVFKTVGTAVLDVVTAEKILIKAKELGVGTEITL
- a CDS encoding general stress protein gives rise to the protein MSKIFRNAYQSVEEAAAEVEHLLLEGYEADDITVVTYKENKGRIESLTIADVDPITQARHQSIWDRTRDVFTDGDLENPLGKYHLSPVITERYNKAIENGGYVILVEEPINTSDAFNSSGDSTDDDIDSIPIIGEYSAAHADIPASNKNKKLTVDGIPIKDSDGTFAGDHPIENPSIPMSPGTNQDKVSKE
- a CDS encoding Dps family protein; this encodes MTKTNTEVQTALNNLVAAHSVFTTKLYQHHFYVQGSHFFTLHEKFEELYNETTEKFDELAERLLAIGGKPYSTLQEFLDHSSIKEKPYTGKVSAMDMVTSIVMDFRIMRDELAKAITLTGEAGDNVTQDVLIGYKTAVDKHIWMLQAFLGKDPLEGE
- a CDS encoding acyl-CoA thioesterase — its product is MNNELKLYEHKAQYYETDQMGIIHHSNYIRWFEEARTDLLDSVGFGYDQMEESGIIIPVLAINCEYKSMVYYNQTVYIIPAVEFFNGIKLTLSYRVIDKVSGELRAYGESKHCFLNSNHRPVSLKKVNKPIYDLFENLVGKDMFTN